Proteins encoded by one window of Ulvibacter sp. MAR_2010_11:
- a CDS encoding trypsin-like peptidase domain-containing protein — MKQTLRLFMVAALAGILTLGGYKLFVESNDVSIISETETPSFIPVNYSNNAMSSAGIDFTEAAEKTVNAVVHVKNKTITTQPRSMMEYFSGRGVPREMVGSGSGVIISADGYIVTNNHVIANASELSVTLNNNKTYSAELVGTDPKTDIALIKLKSNEEFPYVPFGNSNDVKLGEWVLAVGNPFNLTSTVTAGIISAKARDLNEFDGNPQSFIQTDAAVNRGNSGGALVNTRGELIGINTAITSETGSYVGYSFAVPSNNARKVIEDIMEYGNVQRGILGITGGTLNSAVANQIGVDETEGVYVGGVEKGSGAEKGGLKEGDIITELDGYKVSKFSDLSGYLGSKRPNDVVDVTVLRNGKVKHIPVTLIKLETLEIDDLGLEVKNANASELNNRGLSNGVIVTRPITREMSQYNLTGTVITKINDENVNNIDDVRRIISNRDYNSPIKMTFVDNQGQLNSFIFR, encoded by the coding sequence ATGAAACAAACACTTCGATTATTTATGGTCGCCGCTCTCGCCGGCATTTTAACATTGGGAGGTTATAAACTTTTTGTTGAATCAAATGACGTTTCAATAATTTCTGAAACAGAAACCCCATCGTTTATCCCCGTTAATTATTCGAATAATGCTATGTCCTCTGCCGGTATCGATTTTACAGAAGCTGCCGAAAAAACAGTGAATGCGGTTGTTCACGTAAAAAACAAAACTATTACCACCCAGCCCAGAAGTATGATGGAATATTTTAGCGGAAGAGGTGTTCCCAGAGAGATGGTGGGCTCGGGAAGTGGCGTAATTATCTCCGCCGATGGATATATTGTAACCAACAATCATGTGATTGCCAATGCTTCGGAGTTGTCTGTCACCCTCAATAATAATAAAACCTACAGTGCCGAATTGGTGGGAACCGATCCAAAAACCGATATCGCTTTAATTAAGTTGAAGAGCAATGAAGAGTTTCCTTATGTACCTTTCGGGAATTCCAATGATGTAAAATTAGGCGAATGGGTACTGGCCGTAGGGAATCCTTTTAATTTAACTTCAACAGTAACTGCCGGAATTATTAGTGCCAAAGCTCGCGATTTAAATGAATTTGACGGCAATCCGCAATCCTTTATACAAACCGATGCGGCGGTAAACCGTGGTAACAGCGGAGGTGCCCTGGTTAATACCCGGGGAGAATTAATTGGGATTAATACAGCCATTACTTCCGAAACCGGATCGTATGTGGGTTACTCCTTTGCTGTGCCGTCTAACAATGCTCGAAAAGTGATTGAAGACATTATGGAATATGGTAATGTACAACGCGGAATTCTGGGTATTACAGGAGGTACTTTAAATTCGGCTGTGGCCAATCAGATAGGTGTAGATGAAACCGAAGGTGTATATGTTGGTGGCGTTGAAAAAGGAAGTGGTGCCGAAAAAGGAGGTCTTAAGGAAGGAGATATTATCACAGAATTGGATGGATATAAGGTGAGTAAATTCTCCGATCTTTCGGGCTATTTAGGATCCAAGCGCCCTAACGATGTGGTCGATGTTACCGTATTGCGAAATGGAAAGGTAAAACACATTCCTGTAACCCTAATTAAGTTGGAAACATTGGAAATTGACGATTTAGGCCTGGAAGTAAAAAATGCAAACGCTTCCGAGTTAAATAATCGTGGCCTTTCAAACGGAGTTATTGTAACCCGACCCATTACCCGTGAAATGTCACAGTACAACCTAACCGGGACTGTAATTACCAAAATAAACGATGAAAACGTAAACAATATAGACGATGTACGGCGCATTATTAGTAATAGGGATTACAACTCCCCTATTAAAATGACCTTTGTGGATAATCAAGGACAATTAAACTCGTTCATCTTCAGGTAG
- a CDS encoding glyceraldehyde-3-phosphate dehydrogenase, whose protein sequence is MSFDDVYEKELSFQTDRRKATVEFIKIVSDLWYDKSIELVLFRNQLIDRNVSEILNLHEYAGEFVQKPISIFDSVEIAQAIKTLDLPPAKLDIGKLTFEYHLEDNRYPDAIAFVSDKLKDAKQTNNITPKDVVLYGFGRIGRLLARELMTRTGQGNQMRLRAIVTRGPIDQTILEKRASLLQYDSVHGDFPGTVRTDLENKALIINGTTVHIISADKPEDIDYTEYGIDDALIIDNTGAFRDHEALSRHLVAKGASKVLLTAPGKGVPNIVHGVNHKEHNPDKVDIFSAASCTTNAITPVLKAIEDSFGVVQGHLETIHAYTNDQNLVDNMHKKYRRGRAAALNMVITETGAGSAVSKALPSFEGKLTSNAIRVPVPNGSLAILKLELEAKTSIDGINSVMKKYALEGDLVEQIKYSLNNELVSSDIVGSSAPSIYDSNATIVANDGKNVVLYVWYDNEYGYSHQVIRLAKYISKVRRYTYY, encoded by the coding sequence ATGAGTTTTGATGACGTTTATGAAAAAGAACTGTCTTTTCAAACCGACCGCCGAAAAGCAACCGTAGAATTTATTAAGATTGTTAGTGACCTATGGTACGACAAATCCATCGAATTGGTGCTTTTCAGAAATCAATTAATTGATAGAAACGTAAGTGAAATTTTAAACCTTCACGAATATGCCGGCGAATTTGTACAAAAGCCCATTTCTATCTTCGATTCTGTAGAAATCGCGCAAGCAATCAAGACTCTGGATTTACCTCCTGCAAAGCTGGACATAGGTAAATTAACCTTTGAGTATCATTTGGAAGACAACCGATACCCTGATGCTATCGCCTTTGTGAGTGATAAATTAAAAGATGCAAAGCAAACCAATAACATTACACCAAAAGACGTGGTTTTATATGGTTTTGGGCGTATTGGTCGTTTGCTGGCAAGAGAATTAATGACCCGTACCGGACAAGGGAATCAGATGCGATTACGCGCTATAGTTACTCGTGGGCCTATTGATCAAACAATATTAGAAAAAAGAGCTTCTTTGCTTCAGTACGATTCGGTTCACGGAGATTTCCCGGGAACTGTGCGTACCGATTTAGAAAATAAAGCCTTAATAATTAACGGGACTACAGTTCATATCATTTCGGCAGATAAGCCTGAAGACATCGATTACACCGAATACGGAATTGATGATGCCTTAATTATTGACAACACAGGTGCTTTTAGAGATCACGAAGCCTTGAGCAGGCATTTGGTAGCCAAAGGTGCTTCCAAAGTATTGTTAACTGCTCCCGGAAAAGGAGTGCCTAACATTGTGCATGGTGTAAATCATAAGGAGCACAACCCGGACAAGGTAGATATCTTTTCGGCCGCATCCTGTACCACCAATGCCATCACGCCTGTATTAAAAGCGATTGAAGATTCGTTTGGTGTGGTTCAAGGACATTTGGAAACTATCCATGCCTATACCAACGATCAGAACTTGGTCGACAATATGCACAAGAAATACCGCCGTGGACGTGCTGCTGCATTAAACATGGTAATTACCGAAACCGGTGCAGGAAGTGCCGTATCTAAGGCATTGCCATCTTTTGAAGGTAAGTTAACATCGAACGCTATTCGGGTTCCTGTTCCCAACGGATCTTTGGCAATCTTAAAACTGGAACTGGAGGCGAAAACTTCTATCGACGGGATTAATTCGGTGATGAAGAAATACGCTTTGGAAGGGGATTTGGTCGAGCAGATTAAATATTCTTTAAACAACGAATTGGTATCAAGTGATATTGTAGGGTCTTCGGCTCCTTCTATCTACGACAGCAATGCAACCATCGTTGCCAATGACGGGAAAAATGTGGTGTTGTATGTTTGGTACGACAACGAATATGGCTACAGCCATCAGGTAATTAGATTGGCGAAGTATATATCGAAGGTAAGAAGATACACGTATTATTAG
- a CDS encoding cadherin repeat domain-containing protein — protein MKSALFYSLKFLTLFLSVILFSCSKDSETEVVVSTADLNITINENPINGQIIGTVVGSTNQGSVTFSIVQQTPSESFAIDSSTGVVSVLNATHFDFEVNPLITGIIKIANGAISQNATISISLNDINEDNVYEGIIHLTSQEEIEQFGANNYTHITGTLGIGGWLNSTYTDITDLSPLNSLTGVGKNIIISYTNNLKSLNGLENISGGINTLFIDHNDALIEISSLENITTLENQLYLNYNPSLENVDGLTGIGSARRVTIMRNHSLQNINGLSSLEDVYSIVIDSNNALTNIDGLGNLNSLVGGITISECSSLTNINGLFNLQTIGDHFALAENPLITNVDVLLNINEFIQPFNIFLNDLISLNSLEGISNISTVEHLSINKTPALTNLQGLENITTVNYISISATGVLQLTELNQISTVSLMIIVNNQALLNLDGLSNLNWVLENFIISRNDVMTNINALSNLKSARYVQISDNTSLTNLNGFQNLTTIERDLNITSNSSLSDFCGLTTLFIGDGLGEDYHFQHNAYNPSRQDIIDGNCSL, from the coding sequence ATGAAGTCTGCTCTCTTCTATAGTCTTAAATTTTTGACGCTTTTTTTATCAGTAATATTGTTTTCATGCAGTAAAGATTCAGAAACAGAAGTAGTAGTTTCAACTGCCGATCTCAATATTACGATCAATGAGAATCCCATAAATGGTCAAATTATTGGAACTGTAGTAGGATCTACAAATCAAGGCAGTGTTACTTTTTCTATCGTTCAACAAACACCAAGTGAATCTTTCGCAATTGATTCATCTACCGGTGTTGTTTCAGTGCTTAATGCAACTCATTTTGATTTTGAAGTAAATCCATTGATAACCGGTATCATCAAAATTGCTAATGGAGCTATTTCTCAAAATGCAACCATTTCAATTTCATTGAACGATATTAATGAAGATAATGTGTATGAAGGCATCATCCACTTAACAAGTCAAGAAGAAATAGAACAATTTGGCGCAAATAATTATACACATATCACAGGAACTTTGGGTATTGGGGGTTGGTTAAACTCGACATATACAGACATTACAGATCTAAGCCCCTTGAACTCATTGACAGGAGTTGGAAAAAACATAATTATTAGCTACACAAACAATTTAAAATCACTAAATGGACTTGAAAATATTTCTGGTGGAATAAACACCTTATTTATAGATCATAATGATGCGCTTATAGAAATTTCAAGTCTGGAAAATATAACTACTTTAGAGAATCAGTTATATCTTAATTACAATCCAAGTTTAGAAAATGTGGACGGTCTGACGGGGATTGGGTCAGCAAGGCGCGTTACAATTATGCGTAATCATTCATTGCAAAATATAAATGGTCTATCTAGTCTGGAAGACGTATATTCTATAGTAATTGATTCGAACAATGCATTGACAAATATTGATGGATTGGGTAATCTGAATTCATTAGTAGGGGGTATTACAATCAGCGAATGTAGTTCATTGACAAATATCAATGGATTATTTAATCTCCAAACAATTGGGGATCATTTTGCTTTAGCAGAAAACCCACTAATTACCAATGTTGATGTCCTATTAAATATTAATGAATTTATTCAACCCTTCAATATTTTTTTGAATGATTTGATTTCATTGAATAGTCTTGAAGGGATTAGCAACATTTCAACTGTTGAACATCTTAGTATTAACAAAACTCCTGCTTTGACTAATCTTCAAGGTCTAGAAAATATTACTACTGTTAACTATATTTCGATTTCAGCTACAGGTGTTTTGCAATTAACCGAGTTAAATCAAATTAGTACGGTCAGTTTAATGATTATAGTTAACAATCAAGCTTTATTAAATCTTGACGGCCTCTCAAACCTCAATTGGGTATTAGAAAATTTTATTATATCCAGAAATGATGTGATGACCAATATTAATGCGCTTTCCAATCTTAAATCAGCGCGCTATGTACAAATAAGTGATAATACAAGTTTAACAAACTTGAATGGATTTCAAAATCTAACGACCATTGAGAGAGATCTGAATATTACTTCCAATAGTTCATTATCCGATTTTTGCGGTTTAACTACTCTTTTTATTGGAGATGGCTTGGGAGAAGATTACCACTTTCAGCATAACGCATATAATCCTTCTCGACAGGACATCATAGATGGAAACTGCAGTTTATAA
- a CDS encoding N-acetyltransferase — protein sequence MKIIQASQTHIDKLVPLFDGYRIFYKKQSNLEAAKLYLGERFQKNDSVIFLALDEKNNGLGFTQLYPSYSSVAMQRTYILNDLFVSPEARGQGVGEALMNKAKEFAVEKGSRGLTLETDHDNPAQKLYTRLGWKKDVAVNHFTWEV from the coding sequence ATGAAAATCATCCAAGCCTCCCAAACCCATATCGACAAACTAGTTCCATTGTTTGATGGCTACCGAATTTTTTATAAAAAGCAGTCCAACCTCGAAGCCGCAAAATTGTACTTAGGTGAACGCTTTCAAAAAAATGATTCGGTTATTTTTTTGGCTTTAGATGAAAAAAATAACGGATTGGGGTTTACACAATTATATCCCAGCTATTCTTCTGTTGCCATGCAACGCACTTATATTCTAAATGATTTATTTGTAAGTCCTGAAGCCCGCGGACAGGGAGTTGGTGAAGCATTGATGAACAAAGCAAAAGAGTTTGCTGTTGAAAAAGGCAGTAGAGGATTAACGCTCGAAACAGATCATGACAATCCCGCGCAAAAACTGTATACTCGTCTGGGCTGGAAAAAAGATGTGGCTGTTAATCACTTTACATGGGAGGTATAA
- a CDS encoding tetratricopeptide repeat protein, giving the protein MDHLTKLEELLDQANTDIKNGHYDEATNKLEEIIGIDPNFGKAYNHLGYLYEVKFKEYEKGETLYKLCLEKSPMYPAVYYNYSILLSTLGKYDELKELLDQAINIPGITKSTMYNEYAIMYEQQGKLNEAIDYYKKAAMNTLDKSVLERAKGSIERCKMKQEFL; this is encoded by the coding sequence ATGGATCACCTTACAAAATTGGAAGAGTTATTGGACCAAGCCAATACCGACATCAAAAATGGTCACTATGACGAAGCGACCAACAAACTTGAAGAAATAATAGGAATAGACCCCAATTTTGGGAAAGCCTATAACCATTTAGGGTATTTGTATGAAGTAAAGTTTAAGGAATACGAAAAGGGTGAAACCCTTTATAAACTTTGCCTAGAAAAGAGTCCGATGTATCCCGCTGTCTATTATAACTATTCTATTTTATTGTCCACACTTGGAAAATATGACGAATTAAAAGAATTGTTGGATCAGGCCATTAATATTCCCGGGATCACAAAATCCACAATGTATAACGAATACGCCATCATGTATGAACAACAAGGCAAGTTGAACGAAGCCATTGATTATTACAAAAAGGCGGCGATGAACACCTTGGATAAAAGTGTTTTGGAACGTGCTAAAGGCTCTATTGAGCGTTGTAAGATGAAACAGGAATTTTTATAA
- the trmD gene encoding tRNA (guanosine(37)-N1)-methyltransferase TrmD: protein MRIDIITVLPELLASPFEASILKRAIEKGLVEVHTHNLRDYSTNNYKQIDDYQFGGGAGMVMMIEPIDKCISQLKAERDYDEIIYMTPDGSTFSQGIANELSLKENIIILCGHYKGVDQRVRDHFITREISVGDFVLSGGELAAAVVCDAIIRLIPGVLGNETSALTDSFQDDLLAPPIYTRPAEYKGWKVPEILLSGNTAKIEAWRENEAHKHTEKRRPDLLDD, encoded by the coding sequence ATGCGAATTGATATCATTACCGTTTTGCCCGAATTACTTGCAAGTCCGTTTGAGGCGTCTATCTTAAAACGCGCTATCGAAAAGGGACTCGTGGAAGTACACACCCACAATTTACGAGATTATTCTACGAATAATTACAAGCAAATTGACGACTATCAGTTTGGGGGTGGTGCGGGAATGGTGATGATGATTGAGCCTATCGACAAATGCATTTCTCAATTAAAGGCTGAAAGAGACTACGATGAAATTATATACATGACGCCCGATGGTTCTACATTTTCTCAAGGGATTGCCAATGAGCTATCACTGAAGGAAAATATAATCATACTCTGCGGGCATTATAAAGGCGTGGATCAACGGGTGCGGGATCATTTTATTACCCGGGAAATTTCGGTAGGTGATTTTGTACTAAGTGGTGGCGAATTGGCTGCAGCAGTGGTTTGCGATGCGATTATTAGACTTATTCCCGGAGTGTTGGGAAATGAAACCAGCGCTTTGACCGATAGTTTTCAGGACGATTTACTGGCACCGCCTATTTATACGCGTCCGGCCGAATACAAAGGATGGAAGGTTCCCGAAATTTTACTAAGCGGAAACACTGCAAAAATTGAAGCCTGGCGTGAAAATGAGGCCCATAAGCACACCGAAAAACGTCGCCCCGATTTACTGGATGATTAA
- the rplS gene encoding 50S ribosomal protein L19 has translation MEELIKFVQDEFVARKEFPKFGAGDTITVYYEIREGEKTRTQFFRGVVIQVKGTGSSQTFTIRKMSGTVGVERIFPVNLPALQKIEINKTGSVRRKRIYYFRGLTGKKARIREKRS, from the coding sequence ATGGAAGAGTTAATAAAATTTGTACAAGACGAGTTTGTAGCGAGAAAAGAATTTCCAAAATTTGGCGCAGGGGATACCATCACTGTGTATTATGAAATTCGTGAAGGCGAAAAAACCAGAACACAGTTCTTTAGAGGAGTTGTAATTCAGGTTAAAGGAACCGGATCCTCACAGACCTTTACAATTAGAAAAATGTCGGGTACAGTAGGTGTTGAACGTATTTTCCCAGTGAATTTACCTGCACTTCAAAAAATTGAAATCAATAAAACCGGAAGCGTTCGTAGAAAACGTATCTATTACTTTAGAGGTCTTACCGGTAAGAAAGCGAGAATTAGAGAGAAAAGAAGCTAA
- a CDS encoding NADP-dependent isocitrate dehydrogenase, whose protein sequence is MTKTAKIIYTKTDEAPFLATHSLLPILKAFTGPSNITIETRDISLAGRILAVFPEFLTDAQKVPDALTELGELAKKPEANIIKLPNISASIPQLTEAITELQSQGFALPDYPEDPKSQDEKIIKAKYDKIKGSAVNPVLREGNSDRRAPKAVKNYAKKNPHSMGAWSSDSKTHVSTMDHGDFMHNEKSVTIENEGAVKIILHDNAGHEIVLKESVAVLQGEIIDASLMSKKALIDFLKAQIKDANDKGVLFSLHMKATMMKVSDPIIFGHAVKVYFAELFDKYQATFEALGVDVRNGFGDLTSKLEELPSDQRKAIEDEIQKIMTSNPDLAMVNSDKGITNLHVPSDVIIDASMPAMIRNSGQMWDAKGNKRDTKAVIPDSSYAAVYQSTIDFCKKHGAFDPTTMGTVPNVGLMAQKAEEYGSHDKTFEILENGKVQVIDANGKVLMQHEVSKGDIWRMCMVKDLPIQDWVKLAVSRARATGNPAVFWLDENRAHDAQIIKKVKKYLLNHNTNGLDIKILSPEKATEYTLERVREGKDTISVTGNVLRDYLTDLFPILELGTSAKMLSIVPLMNGGGLFETGAGGSAPKHVEQFLEEGHLRWDSLGEFLAIAVSLEHLGTTFNNPKAILLSETLDQATEKLLENKKGPSRKVYELDNRGSHFYLALYWAQALATQNTDATLKARFEPIAQQLAENEGRILEELKLAQGNPVSIGGYYWPDESRVYAEMRPSETFNKILSAIQ, encoded by the coding sequence ATGACAAAAACCGCCAAAATAATTTATACCAAAACAGACGAAGCTCCTTTTCTTGCAACTCACTCCTTACTTCCTATTTTAAAAGCTTTTACCGGCCCTTCCAATATTACTATAGAAACGCGTGATATTTCATTGGCCGGAAGAATTCTCGCTGTTTTTCCTGAATTCCTTACCGACGCACAAAAAGTACCCGATGCCTTGACCGAACTAGGGGAACTTGCCAAAAAACCGGAAGCCAATATCATTAAATTACCGAATATAAGCGCGTCTATTCCGCAACTCACCGAAGCGATAACCGAATTGCAATCACAGGGTTTCGCCCTGCCCGATTATCCGGAAGATCCAAAATCACAGGATGAAAAAATTATAAAAGCCAAATACGATAAAATTAAAGGGAGTGCCGTAAATCCGGTACTTCGAGAAGGTAACAGTGATCGTCGCGCACCAAAAGCGGTAAAAAATTACGCCAAAAAGAACCCACACAGTATGGGTGCCTGGAGTAGCGATTCTAAAACACATGTTTCCACAATGGACCATGGTGATTTTATGCACAACGAGAAATCGGTTACTATTGAAAATGAAGGTGCAGTGAAAATTATTCTGCATGACAATGCCGGTCATGAAATTGTACTAAAAGAATCGGTTGCCGTATTGCAAGGTGAAATTATCGATGCATCCCTAATGAGTAAAAAGGCCTTGATAGACTTTCTAAAAGCACAGATAAAAGATGCCAACGACAAAGGGGTTTTGTTTTCACTGCACATGAAAGCGACTATGATGAAAGTGAGCGACCCCATTATTTTTGGCCATGCCGTAAAGGTTTATTTTGCTGAATTGTTTGATAAATACCAAGCTACATTTGAAGCATTAGGCGTTGATGTTCGTAATGGTTTTGGAGATTTAACCAGTAAGTTGGAAGAATTACCTTCAGACCAAAGAAAGGCCATTGAAGACGAAATTCAAAAAATAATGACCTCCAATCCCGATCTGGCGATGGTAAACAGTGACAAGGGAATTACCAATCTTCATGTCCCCAGCGATGTGATTATCGACGCTTCCATGCCTGCCATGATTCGCAATTCGGGACAAATGTGGGATGCCAAAGGTAATAAAAGAGATACCAAGGCTGTGATTCCCGATAGCAGTTATGCGGCGGTTTATCAATCCACCATTGATTTTTGTAAAAAACACGGAGCCTTCGATCCCACAACTATGGGGACCGTGCCCAACGTAGGCCTTATGGCCCAAAAAGCCGAAGAGTATGGCTCGCACGATAAAACATTCGAAATCCTTGAAAATGGAAAAGTACAAGTAATTGATGCAAATGGAAAGGTCCTTATGCAACATGAGGTTTCAAAAGGTGATATCTGGAGAATGTGTATGGTAAAAGATTTACCCATACAGGACTGGGTAAAACTTGCTGTGAGCCGCGCAAGAGCTACCGGAAATCCGGCTGTTTTTTGGTTAGACGAAAACAGGGCGCACGATGCACAAATCATTAAAAAAGTAAAAAAATACCTTCTAAATCACAATACAAATGGTCTGGATATAAAAATTCTTTCTCCCGAAAAGGCTACTGAATATACCCTGGAACGTGTACGAGAAGGAAAAGATACTATTTCAGTCACCGGAAATGTGTTGCGGGATTATTTAACCGACCTCTTCCCTATTCTCGAATTGGGAACCAGTGCAAAAATGCTATCTATAGTACCATTAATGAATGGCGGCGGTTTATTTGAAACCGGTGCGGGAGGCTCTGCTCCCAAACACGTGGAGCAGTTTTTAGAAGAAGGGCATTTGCGATGGGATTCATTGGGTGAATTTTTAGCAATTGCAGTTTCCCTGGAGCATTTAGGTACTACTTTTAACAATCCGAAAGCAATTCTATTATCTGAAACTTTAGACCAAGCCACCGAAAAGTTACTGGAAAACAAAAAAGGTCCGTCGCGTAAAGTTTATGAACTGGACAATCGTGGAAGTCACTTTTACCTGGCATTGTATTGGGCTCAGGCATTGGCGACACAAAACACGGATGCAACATTAAAAGCACGCTTCGAACCTATCGCCCAACAACTGGCTGAAAATGAAGGGCGCATCCTTGAAGAATTAAAATTGGCACAAGGCAATCCGGTTTCCATTGGAGGTTATTATTGGCCGGATGAATCGCGAGTTTATGCGGAGATGCGCCCGAGTGAGACCTTTAATAAGATATTGTCCGCTATTCAATAA